A single window of Rhipicephalus microplus isolate Deutch F79 chromosome 5, USDA_Rmic, whole genome shotgun sequence DNA harbors:
- the LOC119174376 gene encoding protein FAM8A1 translates to MAENGGVSKPEEKSHRNSERVSNGAGDGMASNDAAAPGSSQKASREAYMAALNQWLWQCYHWQCFTAALPYIAAQATSQNRSAYETVDINRNLPRTFIANQNLLNGQRVQRAPPRLGHEFKLPPLWKRFAAEVLDSFILLFVKLLVTYIAVDFFDIIDLDKYDFELLREETLNFRLALEVTSEIVVLEVIHRILVCLYETACLHKGIDSPGGRTPGKGVFGLKVVSCASIEEIGGSRIRVYPAGDIGLGWALLRSFVKNFTMAFLFPACLTIFCFQHGRAAYDILCNCIVVEELPPQHR, encoded by the exons ATGGCTGAGAACGGTGGTGTTTCGAAGCCGGAGGAGAAATCCCATCGAAACTCTGAGCGTGTTTCCAACGGCGCGGGAGACGGGATGGCGTCGAATGACGCAGCAGCGCCAGGGAGTTCGCAGAAAGCCTCCCGAGAAGCGTACATGGCGGCCCTGAACCAGTGGCTGTGGCAGTGCTACCACTGGCAGTGCTTCACTGCGGCACTGCCGTACATCGCAGCCCAAGCGACGAGCCAAAACCGAAGCGCCTACGAGACGGTCGACATCAATCGAAACCTACCGAGGACATTTATCGCGAACCAAAATTTGCTCAATGGACAGAGAGTGCAGCGAGCCCCACCTAGACTGG GACACGAGTTCAAGCTGCCACCTCTGTGGAAGCGATTCGCAGCAGAGGTTCTGGACTCCTTCATCTTGCTGTTTGTAAAGTTGCTGGTGACGTATATTGCCGTCGACTTTTTTGACATCAT AGATCTCGATAAATACGATTTCGAGTTGCTTCGTGAGGAAACCCTGAACTTTAGATTGGCCCTGGAGGTTACCTCGGAGATCGTAGTCCTGGAAGTTATCCACCGGATACTTGTCTGCCTCTATGAG ACCGCCTGCTTGCACAAGGGTATTGACTCCCCCGGAGGCCGTACCCCTGGCAAGGGAGTCTTTGGGCTGAAGGTTGTCTCATGCGCTAGTATAGAAGAAATCGGTGGGAGCCGCATCAGAGTCTACCCTGCTGGCGATATTGGACTAGGCTG ggcaTTGCTGCGGTCTTTCGTCAAGAACTTTACGATGGCATTCCTTTTTCCTGCCTGTTTGACAATCTTCTGTTTCCAGCATGGCCGAGCAGCCTACGACATCCTCTGCAACTGCATCGTTGTCGAAGAGCTGCCTCCTCAACACCGTTGA